One Melospiza melodia melodia isolate bMelMel2 chromosome 1, bMelMel2.pri, whole genome shotgun sequence genomic window carries:
- the NDRG1 gene encoding protein NDRG1: MSTEFQDAHLAEVKPLVEKEEAITRLLPDFDVQEQDVETVHGSVRVTMCGTPRGNRPAILTYHDIGLNHKTCFNPLFNFEDMQEITQHFAVCHVDAPGQQDGAPSFQAGYVYPSMDQLAEMIPGILKQFGLKTIIGMGTGAGAYILTRFALNHPEMVEGLVLINVNPCAEGWMDWAATKISGWTNALPDMVISHLFGKEEIHSNHDLIHTYRQHIINDMNQTNLHLFVNSYNSRRDLEIERPVPGVNVVTLQCPVLLVVGDSSPAVDAVVECNSKLDPTRTTLLKMADCGGLPQVSQPAKLAEAFKYFVQGMGYMPSASMTRLMRSRTASGSSVTSLDGQRSRSHTGEGTRSRSHTGEGTRSRSHTGDGSRNRSHTDTRIELTPNSASNAEQSSPKSMEVSC, translated from the exons GCCATCACTCGCCTCCTTCCAGACTTTGATGTTCAG gagcaggatgTGGAGACTGTGCACGGCTCCGTGCGGGTCACCATGTGCGGCACTCCACGCGGGAACCGCCCGGCCATCCTCACCTACCACGACATCGGCCTCAACC aTAAAACATGTTTCAATCCTCTCTTCAACTTTGAGGATATGCAGGAAATCACCCAGCACTTTGCAGTCTGCCATGTGGATGCACCTGGCCAGCAGGATGGAGCACCATCTTTCCAGGCTGG GTATGTGTATCCCTCCATGGATCAGCTGGCTGAAATGATTCCTGGAATCCTGAAACAGTTTGG GCTGAAGACCATCATAGGAATGGGAACTGGAGCTGGTGCCTACATTTTAACCAGATTTGCT TTAAACCATCcagagatggtggagggattAGTTCTCATTAATGTAAACCCTTGTGCTGAAGGTTGGATGGACTGGGCAGCAACTAAG ATTTCAGGTTGGACGAATGCTTTGCCAGACATGGTCATTTCACATCTATTTGGAAAG GAAGAGATTCACAGCAACCATGACCTGATCCATACTTACCGTCAGCATATCATTAATGATATGAATCAAACCAACCTTCATCTCTTTGTCAACTCTTACAACAG tcgaCGAGACCTAGAGATTGAGCGCCCTGTTCCTGGAGTGAATGTTGTCACCCTTCA GTGTCCTGTCCTCCTGGTGGTCGGTGACAGCtccccagcagtggatgctgtg GTTGAATGCAACTCAAAGCTGGACCCAACAAGGACCACACTTCTGAAG ATGGCTGACTGTGGTGGGCTCCCTCAAGTTTCCCAG CCTGCCAAGCTTGCTGAAGCTTTCAAGTACTTTGTTCAGGGAATGGGATACA TGCCCTCTGCCAGCATGACCAGGCTGATGCGGTCCCGCACGGCCTCTGGCTCCAGCGTCACCTCCTTGGACGGACAGAGGAGCCGCTCCCACACTGGGGAAGGCACCAGGAGCCGCTCCCACACCGGGGAGGGAACGCGGAGCCGCTCCCACACCGGGGACGGCTCCAGGAACCGCTCCCACACGGACACGCGGATCGAGCTGACGCCCAACTCGGCGAGCAACGCGGAACAATCGAGCCCCAAGTCCATGGAAGTGTCCTGTTAG